DNA sequence from the Coffea eugenioides isolate CCC68of chromosome 9, Ceug_1.0, whole genome shotgun sequence genome:
tggaaaatttccactttgtgcggaaaatttcggattagggtttcatttttccccaattctgtccggtactgttacacatagttagaggccgaattggccttagaacaaaacatgaaaattgtatagaatgatgttttatagtagcctacaaaatttcaactcaatcggagcaatgtagcctgtgaaatgaccgaaatacccctgctgccctgtttctatccgaaactgataatcagcttctgtaattggttattttgaccgggaatactactgatttggttgttgatgtcttcttaagaattatagccttgtatcttagatttcaaatggctttggaatcacttgaattggagttgtatgtgctgagatatgactgaatgaatcaggactgccacagtaaacttcgaactggaaaatctggggttgttttggtaaatttgacctagttagggtgagaactggactaagtagtcttcatccaagttatagccctctgtattagctttgaaacggcataacttgtacttcaatccaataagcataGTTTCAGTTaggtccgatacgctaagtagcggtgaatctgccttttggTTTCATAGCTTGAAGTTTATTTCCGATCATTTTCCTAgttaaatcttgtacttgaatgactttgagcctattgaacggctgttatgatgaatttatattgtgtatgactttgggattgattgaggaaaataatgaagccataaatggctggaaaatagataaatacaaagggcgtgctgcccaaatttacactcgaggattaggtaatGATTTGAGAATGAgtaccatatgaaccatctaggatatttgcgtcctcttttatcgaggtatataagttcgaatctggcggaaacttgtacacttggaaaaaaatgaaatttacgactaatagaaatacattttcttcatttcttcgactcaaatggatatttcaaagttttacgagcgaacATGAGTTTTCCAAAtgttttactcatgtcctttggtttaaatgtactcttttcacttccaaaatcatatgtccaaaatactagtagtatttgaattgtcttcgattcacctaacttttgctggaggaactgtaatattttctcttgattaaccttagggttcattGGCAATTGAAAGTGGTACCTggaaagatattctggacgttatttcgccttaataggtgagtgtaccactcccctcatttgttgcttaacttggtttctgcacctgtaatctgtgatttaaatgactgtactatctgtttgttctgtttgagacgagggtgtactttatcacactcgttctcttgtctgtccatatgcctatttactgtgtgtaatctgttatctgtttCTGAGTCTGTTTggatgtcgtttggaggctggtatccaacgacctttctgtgacctctgagctcaacacctgtggcaagttactcgagtcgagccggcaagggcctggtcgattagataacgacccacagtagtctgtttcaggaatctttgggtattgagacccttaattccggtatactcgagtattaccacttctgttctgttgaggtgttcgggtccggtaaggggtatgtgtgGTGATCGGgattttggtgtaaagtggtgctctactggactggattggttactttatttggaagttgacggagtgtcaactattatttgatcAAGATTCgatgaagcaaatgggaatttggctcctgagagccacccgtatcctttctatctatggtgttgttcatttctttatttgatttgcgTATGTAACTAATTGAATATGGAGTTCCCTGATTCTTACTTGCTTttgttttggaacctcattgagcgtaagctcatccccttcccgttacctttgttttccttacagggaaccacatTTCCAAccgtgattttgagaaaagggtggagctagtgtaaacgttcttttgttagctcttgtgtaatcaaaaccctaattgtcttTTAATTAAGTGTCATGCTTTTAATTGTAAAATTTTCAATGAATGTAtatgagtgttttatcatgtacatTAAGTGTAGTCCTCTGAGCTGGTACCTTTGCGTTTGTTGAGATGCTACTGTAACCATTGGATGATCGGACAGGCACTATTCATTTTTCGTTTCGATTTGTTTTCTATTTCACGATTTTACTTTGTGTAAGCGCGCAAAAGTATTCCGAAACGTTCTGAGTTGCGTATAACCGTCTTATTATTCTTTTGGGGATTCGTTTGTGCGCTATATCGGGTTTGTATGATTCGAtttcgtagtcctggcgagagttgggtaggcagtccgccgaaccctttggttcgccttagggtgaggtggggctgtcacattaagTGTGGTAAATGTGATGAATGTGGAGAAGTTTTATGTACGGAGATTATATTACATGGTATTATGAgctaattagaggttagctagttTAATTAAGTATTGGAAGACAAAGGAATGAGATAAACTTGAGAAAAACAACATGTTGCATTCTTATTGGAGGTTGGACTTTTGACTAGTCTTTtctcacctttactaaatcaaatttttaccaaaaatcatCTCCATTTCCTTCCTTTTGGCCGTGcaactagagagaaaagaagagagaaaaacttcttcaattttccttcctttcttgtttAATCTTGTAAATCAACcattaaaattataaatttctCCACATAAGTAAGTTGATAAGCTAGTTTGAGGGCTTTGGTagagccatttgtgaagaagaacCACTAACTACCTTGCTTCTTGGAGTTGACAAGGTGAGTTGCCAAAATATCTCCTCTTTGATGATGATAATGATCAATTATGGGATTCTAGTGGTAAAGCATGTCATcttgtggattatttcatgaattatggttgagttgtcccattttcttatttattgaggatttttccATTTTATATAGTATATTATAGTtagccatggaatgatagcctTATATTGAGTAATATAGGACCTCTATATGTCAATGGTGGTTTGTTGCGGAAATTTCAGCCTTtagcggaaaatttcagttttagggttttatataTTTGGGGCTTTTCTATGGTTTGCTCATAAGTTTGTAATTGGTTGAAATttaagggtattgtgaccctagtAAGGTGTATTGACTGGCCTACCGACTGTGTTTGCTCTCATGGTCATTTTGTGTGAACATTGGTGATGAATGATAGGTTGGAAATGTGAAAAATtaaaggggaaatgctgtccaatgtTAAGGAGATTTAATAATCTTGAGTTGGGAGTGATTTTGGTAGAATTGAAGAGGTTTTGCGGTTGTTCATACCTAACACCCACTGTCACTCTATTTTACATTTAGTTATATTATACTAGTAACTCATTATAATGATTTGACTTGTGTTCGGGTCTCAATTGTGATTTTCTTGCTTGTTATAGGTCGTGCCGGTGATCCGGGGCCTACGTCTAAAGCgaacttgtgaatttgcttatttacctcggtgagtgtaccattataTGGTCTAATGCTTAAATGACTGTTTATACTTGCAATGCGAACTTGAATGGCTTGAATGagatgagagtgtactttatcgctctcgaTCTCTTATTGGTACTACTGTTACTGTTTAACTGTGCAATTGTATTTGTGTATGTTTTGATATTGTTTGGGCTATACCCGACAACTTAACTGTGATATTTGAGTTCATACACCATTGGTCGTTATtcaagtcgagccggcaagggcttgggcgAATCGATAACGGACCTTGGGTTCACTGTtggtcgagtggagtgttaactcctcgacgttttggtatacttgagtattaccctCTTTGTTACTGTGAgatgttcgggcccggtaagggggtgacCGGTGGAAGGAATGTGGTGTAAAGTGGAAATCTACGGTTTGttcttctcttcaaaggttgacggagtgtcaacgggtttgagatcaagtacggcaagtggaaagtggctcttgagagccaattgtatccttttatatTGACTTGTTTCCTTATGAGCTTTGGATAACTATGTGAGAGTATGTGTTTACTTGTGTGTCTtgttggtacctcacgagcgtaagctcaccctcgttattttgttttccttactggAATCATTTTGGAATCGTGTTTGAGaaaatgagttgagctagttaggcATTTTGTCCTTTCGTATAGCTCCTCAATTATTGGGGAAACCCTAACTGTAATCGATCAAAcattctcttttgatttgtacTTGTAACACTATACTTTTGAGAAGGTGTTTTGTTATGTTATATGATGTGTATACTACATGGTATGTTTCTACAACATTGGTTTATAGGCTCCTTGTGTTTTGGTCGTAATTTCAAACAATTGTGGAGTTGCGCAAAATAGGAAAAACCTTGACGTGGGTACTGTTCATCCAATCCGGCCAAGTGCTGGCTGGATATgcaggggaaaagaaaaaattttgggttTCGCCtttggcctgaatccggccagggcAATCCGGTCAGtttccggccggattgacaggggttTTGATCCCTTTTGGTTTTGGCCACTGCCTcctatccggccaagaatccggccgcaatctggccagattccggccggatagTGACGTGGCTGGCACTGTTCACCCGCGGCAACTTTCGTTTCTTCATTTTTCGTGACCGTTTAAGCGTTCGAACGCTGTGTTGTTATTCGTGATAACATTTCTTGTGTGTGAATGACTTGATAAGCTTCGATAGTTCGTTTTATCGAAATTTCTCTTGGAAGTTAGGTTTTGTATGTTTCGTcttcgtagtcctggcgagagctgggcaggcggtccgtcgaaccctttggttcaccttagggggaggtggggctgtcacagttggtatcagagccaggtttgAGTTACTCTAGGCAAACTAGGACCTGATTTTTAGATCCGTAGGGATTTTTGTTTGCATATGAATCAGTGCTATCATATCATTTAAGTGATTATTTATAGATCTCTTATAGGGTATGGACGGAGCTAGTGGGAGCGGAGGTGAGCCACCGCAAAGGCGTTATCGAGTCATTGACTACCAGGAGCGACCTGGAGGTCCGATCCGGCTGTGATATACGGCTAGCCGCACCCGACGTTGTAGTCGTTGCCAGAGATATTCTTATATTGACCATGTGGTCATGGCGGTGCTTGAGGAGAGGAGGAGGCTCAGACTCGCGGCCGCCCAGGATCACACCGAGCTACTTAGGCTAAAGGGTATCCTGAGGATGCAAGCTGATCGAATTGGGGAGCTCCAAGAGGACTTAGTCATGGAGCAAGAGCGAACGAATGCTCTTCGAGAGCAGTTACTTGTAGTGGAGGCTCCGGGTGTTGGGGCACCTGGAGAAGGAGTCACGCCCAGTACTAGTCATGGGAGTGAATCCGTGGGCTCAGTTGGGAACTAGATTAGAGTTCCTTGGGCCGTGTTTTGACCCCGTGTGTGGGGTACCTAGGATGATAGTTGCAGTTAACTGTTTGGCCTTTTGACCTAGGGTGTATAGTGAACTTTTGAAAGATCCCTTTTGTTCGATGGGATTTTCCCTTGTATATATTTGACTGAACTGCTGTATGACTGTTTGATActgttatgtgttctatgtatATATGTTCTATGTGTTTAAATCCCTTATGTGGTATTTGTTTTGGTTAAGTGTTCATGTTTATATTAAGTGAAGGGTTGCTTATGTTTTAACCTTAGATTGACTTCGATTGatggagggcactcgtagtggtcgaggccgtgaaCGTGGTGGTAGGCAATCCACGACTGATAGGGATACTAGGGAAACCATGCtcgaaccaaaccctgaaccccAAATTGATCCCAACGCTCAGgtagccgctgctatccagCGGATGACTGATCTTCTAGCACATGtcgtgcaacaacagggccacaACCCTAACCCACCTGTCGGGAATCCCAGAAACCCTGAAAATTATGTAGAGAGCGAGGATCGAGCTCTcgaaaggtttcaaaaatttttcccaTCGAAGTTTCTTGGAGGGCCAGATCCAGACATGGCCGAACagtggttggagaagatgatagaCATTTTTGCTGCTCTACACTATTCAGAAGAGAGGCAAGTTACTTTTACGCTCTTTCAACTAGAAGGGGCcacccgttcttggtggaatattaTACGaactaagtgggagagagagcagACACCAAGAACGTGGGTGAACTTCGTAAGGGAGTTTAACGCCAAGTACTTCCCGCCTttgatccaggaaaagaaggaagacgagttcatccgacttcgccaaggcACCCAATCAGTGGTCGAGTACGAGAGCTAGTTTACCCGCTTGTCTAAATTTTCCCCTGAACTTATTCTGACGGAACAAAGGAGGGTGAGACGTTTTATTCAGGGGGTTAACGTGGAAATCCAAAAGGACATGGCTGTAGCCCAAATCACTACTTTTAGTGATGCAGTGGAGAAGGCTTTGCGAGCTGAGAACGCAACGCTCCAAGTGAGGAACTTCTAGGTTCGCAAACGTGGGCTCTCGGGAAGTAGTTCTACTGAAGGGGATAAGAGTACCCCTCCCAAATTTGGAAGGGGAGCCGGAGGGGGATGATTTCCGGGTACAACAAGAGGTACTCCGCCAAGAGGTGGCCAAACTAGACGAGGTCAACAGAGGAGTGCTTCCCAGGAGAGCTCATCCACTATTTCTCGTGGCTCGTGTGGTTTCTGTGGGAAGCCAAACCATATGGAGAACAATTATTGGAGGAAAGAGATGAAGTGCTTACGCTGTGGGAGCGCGGAGCACCAGATCGCCAATTGTCCGGTCCAACCTCGAGAGATGAGAGGGACTACACAATCATCGAAGGCTACCTCGGAACAGTCGAAAGTGGAAGGAGTGAAATTGAAGGTGCCTGCTCGGGTGTATTTTATCGAGTAACGCCCTGTCCCTGATTCGGcggaggtggtggaaggtacaattcctgtcttccaccgtctagctaggattttgatagaccccggtgccacccattcctttgttaatcctgatttcatgtgtggaaTTGATATTACCCCTATTAGTTTGCCATATGATCTAGAAGTAAGTACTCCTACGGGGGACCAGTGTTTGGTTAATAGCAAAATGTATGTAAATTGTGAAATCTGGGTAGGAAAAAGGAAGTTattggggaatttgataagtttgGCCATTAAGGGGTACAATGTGATATTGGGCATGGATTGGTTAGCTAGGTATGATGTCCAGCTAGACTGTAAGAGGAAGGTAGTGGAATTTCGTATCCCTGGGGAGGCGACCTTAAGGTTAGATGTGAGGGGCAGTCTAACCTCATTTGCAATGCTTTCGGGTATTCGGGTTAGGAAACTATTGAGTAGAGGGGCACAAGGGTTCCTAGCCTTTCTCATTAACACTCCCACTGATAAGTTGAAAGTAGAAGATGTTCCAGTAGTGGGTGAATAtccggatgtgtttcctgatgaattagtgaATCTACcaccggaaagagagatagaatttgaGACTAACCTGTTACCGGGGActtcacctatctctaagaccccatagcgtatggcacctgctgaactcAAGGAGTTGAAGTTGCAGTTGCAAGACCTTCTAGAGCAGGGTTTTATCCTtgagagtggatctccttggGGGGCACCTATTctctttgttaaaaagaaggacgggaTATTGAGATTGTGTATCGATTACCGAGGGTTGAACAACATgactattaagaataagtacccactaccccacattgatgagctgtttgaccagttgcaaggtgTAGTGATCTTTTCAAAACTAGATCTTCGACAGGGGTACTACCAATTATTGATCCGAAAGGAAGATGTGCCTAAAACTGCCTTCAATTCTCGGTATGGGCATTTCGAATTTGCCGTTAttccctttggactgaccaacgcccctgccgctttcatggacctaatgcatcgGGTCttcaaaccctacctggaccgatttgtcgttgtgtttatcgatgacattttCGTCTATTCGAAAACCCATGAGGAGCATGTGCAACAACTAAAGCTGGTTTTTCAAACCCTGAGGGATCACCAGTTGTATGCCAAATTTAGTAAatgtgagttttggctggagaaggTTTCTTTCTTGGGGCATGTGATCTCGAAAGAGGGAGTGGCTGTAGACCCGGCGAAGGTGGAAGCAGTAACTGAGTGGAAAAGACCTGATAATCCCATTGAGATCCGAAGTTTTCTAGGGTTGGTAGGTTATTACCGTCGATTTCTCGAAACTTGCCAGTCCTTTAACTGATCTGACAAAGAAGGGTGGTCGATTTCTGTGGAGTGATAAATGTGAGGATAGTTTCCAGGAGTTGAAGCGAAGATTGACCATGGCCCCTA
Encoded proteins:
- the LOC113782384 gene encoding uncharacterized protein LOC113782384 codes for the protein MEGTRSGRGRERGGRQSTTDRDTRETMLEPNPEPQIDPNAQVAAAIQRMTDLLAHVVQQQGHNPNPPVGNPRNPENYVESEDRALERFQKFFPSKFLGGPDPDMAEQWLEKMIDIFAALHYSEERQVTFTLFQLEGATRSWWNIIRTKWEREQTPRTWVNFVREFNAKYFPPLIQEKKEDEFIRLRQGTQSVVEYES